From the unidentified bacterial endosymbiont genome, one window contains:
- the sapF gene encoding putrescine export ABC transporter ATP-binding protein SapF, which translates to MVETLLEVRNLSKTFRYRTGLFHRQTVEAVKPLSFTLREKQTLAIIGENGSGKSTLAKMLAGMVEPSGGEVLIDDHPLEFGDYSFRSQRIRMIFQDPSTSLNPRQRISQILDFPLRLNTDLEPEARRKRIVETLRLVGLLPDHVSYYPHMLAPGQKQRLGLARALILRPKVIIADEALASLDMSMRSQLINLMLELQEKQGISYIYVTQHLGMMKHISDQVMVMHQGEVVERGSTADVMASPLHELTKRLIAGHFGEALTADAWRKDR; encoded by the coding sequence ATGGTCGAAACGTTACTGGAAGTGCGCAACCTGAGTAAGACCTTTCGCTACCGCACGGGGCTGTTCCATCGTCAGACCGTCGAAGCGGTGAAGCCGCTGAGCTTTACCCTGCGCGAAAAACAGACGCTGGCGATTATCGGAGAAAACGGTTCCGGAAAATCCACACTGGCCAAAATGCTGGCGGGGATGGTTGAGCCTTCAGGCGGTGAAGTGCTGATTGACGACCACCCGCTTGAGTTTGGCGACTACTCTTTTCGTAGCCAGCGTATTCGCATGATCTTCCAGGACCCGTCAACCTCCCTTAATCCGCGCCAGCGAATATCGCAGATTCTGGATTTCCCGTTGCGCCTGAATACTGATCTTGAGCCAGAAGCACGCCGTAAACGGATTGTCGAAACACTGCGTTTAGTGGGGCTGCTGCCGGATCACGTCAGTTATTATCCACATATGCTGGCGCCGGGACAAAAACAGCGTCTGGGGCTGGCCCGTGCTTTGATTTTGCGCCCGAAGGTGATCATCGCCGACGAAGCGCTCGCCTCGCTGGATATGTCGATGCGTTCGCAGCTAATCAACCTGATGCTGGAATTGCAGGAGAAGCAGGGGATTTCGTATATCTACGTCACCCAACATCTTGGCATGATGAAACACATCAGCGACCAGGTGATGGTCATGCACCAGGGTGAAGTGGTAGAGCGAGGAAGCACGGCAGATGTCATGGCTTCCCCGCTTCACGAGCTGACGAAGCGACTGATTGCCGGACATTTCGGCGAAGCATTAACCGCCGATGCGTGGCGAAAGGATCGCTAA